A genomic region of Mesotoga sp. UBA6090 contains the following coding sequences:
- a CDS encoding glycoside hydrolase family 10 protein yields the protein MSGFRPEVWVTSKELVSQESLSRMIEKLEGINPVRAYIQVVNRADSYYSSNILPPAEELVQDFDPLQMTIEKACGREFRISAWMNVNLVWGFGKQRPLSERHILNRRPEWVTVDENGTSMLEYPSSNLEEVFGPYIDPGIPEVREFTAHVASEISNYDVEEVHLDFIRYPFKSFGYNPIALAEYRKWLNQEKLIESKDSFDCFRIYFITSQVSMISEVVRAKGKKVSCAVYDDYSERALSERLQPWLEWLKSGLIDSAVVMAYGKEPDEVISRVEKIRSLHGSLKDIRIGLGAFNYAGRWDKFVELIKRVQKLRPDEITLFALSSVDEELRKRLRTL from the coding sequence ATGAGCGGATTCAGACCGGAAGTCTGGGTTACAAGCAAGGAACTTGTATCTCAGGAATCTCTGAGCAGAATGATCGAAAAACTCGAAGGGATTAATCCCGTTAGGGCCTATATACAGGTTGTGAACCGCGCCGACTCTTACTACTCCTCGAATATTCTCCCTCCCGCCGAAGAATTAGTTCAAGACTTCGATCCACTTCAGATGACCATAGAAAAGGCTTGCGGGAGGGAGTTCAGGATTTCGGCATGGATGAACGTCAATCTCGTCTGGGGCTTTGGAAAACAAAGGCCCCTTTCGGAAAGGCATATCTTGAACAGGCGACCGGAATGGGTCACAGTAGATGAGAACGGAACTTCTATGCTTGAGTATCCATCCAGCAACCTGGAAGAAGTATTCGGGCCCTACATAGATCCCGGAATCCCAGAAGTGAGAGAATTCACGGCCCATGTTGCCTCTGAAATCTCTAATTACGATGTGGAAGAGGTTCATCTTGACTTCATAAGGTACCCTTTCAAAAGCTTCGGCTACAATCCGATTGCACTGGCCGAATACAGGAAGTGGCTCAATCAAGAGAAACTTATCGAAAGTAAGGACAGCTTCGATTGCTTCAGAATCTATTTCATAACGAGTCAGGTCTCGATGATCTCTGAAGTTGTCAGGGCTAAAGGGAAAAAGGTATCCTGCGCGGTCTACGATGATTATTCAGAAAGAGCTCTAAGTGAGCGTCTGCAGCCTTGGCTCGAATGGCTAAAGAGCGGGTTGATTGATTCGGCCGTCGTTATGGCATATGGAAAGGAGCCGGATGAAGTGATCTCCAGGGTGGAGAAGATCCGTAGTCTTCATGGATCGCTGAAGGATATTAGAATCGGACTTGGAGCGTTCAACTACGCAGGTCGCTGGGACAAGTTCGTTGAACTCATAAAGAGGGTTCAGAAGCTAAGACCGGACGAGATCACACTCTTTGCCCTTAGCTCAGTTGATGAAGAACTGCGCAAAAGGCTGAGGACGCTATAG
- a CDS encoding DUF4438 domain-containing protein gives MRTNKASVVKISVSGEVAHPLRRSPFRLEVDGTPRLFPGTGGITYNFALGDSAFKMVGDHVEPDVSTKNSEAEKNSAYVGYSCIGNSATLISGDAKGEKGIVIGKHGGINHVLIHFKEDIKKKMAIGDKIQVVGFGQGLVLEDYPSIRVYNIDPELLDRIPVEEGDGKIHFPVRAIVPGYLLGSGSGSGDPSGGDYDIITNDRALIRKVGLDRLRIGDFVALENHNDSFGLGGYMEGSVTIGVVVHGDCIITGHGPGVTVVMADGKGIIIPEISEKSNVIDFI, from the coding sequence TTGCGTACAAACAAAGCTTCTGTAGTGAAGATCTCGGTAAGCGGCGAAGTTGCACATCCACTAAGGAGAAGCCCTTTCAGACTTGAAGTCGATGGGACTCCAAGACTCTTTCCCGGCACTGGTGGTATAACCTATAACTTCGCTCTTGGAGACAGCGCTTTCAAGATGGTTGGCGACCATGTCGAGCCAGATGTCTCGACAAAGAACTCCGAAGCTGAAAAGAACTCAGCATACGTCGGTTATTCCTGTATCGGAAATTCGGCCACTTTGATCAGCGGAGATGCAAAGGGAGAGAAGGGAATAGTCATAGGCAAGCATGGCGGCATAAATCATGTCTTGATCCACTTCAAAGAAGACATAAAGAAGAAGATGGCGATTGGAGACAAGATACAGGTTGTTGGATTCGGTCAGGGATTGGTACTTGAAGACTATCCTTCAATCAGGGTATACAATATCGATCCTGAGCTTTTAGACAGGATACCCGTTGAAGAAGGAGACGGAAAGATTCACTTCCCGGTAAGGGCAATAGTACCAGGTTATCTACTGGGTTCCGGCTCAGGATCGGGAGATCCTTCAGGTGGAGACTACGACATCATTACGAATGACAGGGCACTCATAAGGAAAGTCGGTCTCGACAGACTGAGAATTGGAGACTTCGTAGCCCTTGAAAATCACAATGACTCTTTCGGTCTCGGAGGATATATGGAAGGCTCCGTTACTATCGGAGTTGTAGTGCACGGAGACTGTATAATAACCGGTCACGGCCCTGGCGTAACGGTAGTTATGGCAGATGGTAAGGGCATAATAATCCCGGAAATAAGTGAAAAATCTAACGTGATCGACTTCATCTGA